One stretch of Nomascus leucogenys isolate Asia chromosome 7b, Asia_NLE_v1, whole genome shotgun sequence DNA includes these proteins:
- the LOC100601189 gene encoding LOW QUALITY PROTEIN: eukaryotic translation initiation factor 2 subunit 2-like (The sequence of the model RefSeq protein was modified relative to this genomic sequence to represent the inferred CDS: substituted 1 base at 1 genomic stop codon): MGRGDPAQRLSTSRGKTQAPPHSDRTVLHSCPPPYPRGFLLATSLPLHLLPWSLLVPQSTPGLISTGLTTPVPLPSPHSPAGVFKSGIDPLLRSNEGDSSGAQPFRGSKSLVRLWERYWQEQRCSRGLGLTRLLPVRAEPAQAAALSGDEVIFDPTVSKKKKKKKKPFMLDEEGATQTEGTQTSETKEVEPEPTEDKDLEADEEDTRKKDASDDLDDSNFFNQKKKKKKTKKIFDIDEAEGVKDLKIESDVREPTEPEDELDIMLGNKKKKKKNVKFPDEDGILEKDEALEDEDKKKDDGISFSNQTGPAWVGSERDYTYEQLLNRVFNIMREKNPDMVAGEKRKFVTKPPQIVRVGTKKTSFVNFTDICKLLHHQPKHLLAFLLAELGTSGSIDGNNQLVIKGRFQWKQIENVLRRYTKEYVTCHTYRSPDTILXKDTRLYFLQYETCHSRCSIASIKTGFQAVMGKRAQFRAKAN; encoded by the exons ATGGGCAGAGGGGATCCAGCTCAGAGGCTCTCAACTAGTCGAG GTAAAACCCAAGCTCCCCCCCACAGCGACAGGACTGTGCTCCACTCTTGCCCTCCTCCCTACCCTCGTGGCTTTCTGCTCGCCACGTCGCTGCCTCTGCACCTGCTACCTTGGTCTCTCCTGGTGCCTCAGAGCACTCCAGGCCTTATCAGCACAGGCCTTACAACGCCCGTCCCACTCCCCTCACCACACTCACCAGCAGGT GTATTCAAAAGTGGAATAGACCCGCTTCTTAGATCAAATGAGGGGGACAGCTCCGGTGCCCAG CCCTTTCGCGGAAGCAAGAGCCTAGTGCGGTTGTGGGAGAGGTACTGGCAAGAGCAGCGCTGCAGCCGGGGCCTGGGGCTGACCCGTCTGCTTCCCGTCCGTGCCGAGCCCGCTCAAGCCGCAGCCTTGTCTGGGGACGAGGTGATTTTTGATCCTACTGtgagcaagaagaaaaagaagaagaagaagccttTTATGTTAGATGAGGAAGGGGCTACCCAAACAGAGGGAACCCAGACTTCAGAAACAAAAGAAGTGGAGCCAGAGCCAACTGAAGACAAAGATTTGGAAGCTGATGAAGAGGACACTAGGAAAAAAGATGCTTCGGATGATCTAGATGACTCGAACTtctttaatcaaaagaaaaagaagaaaaaaaccaaaaagatatttgatattgATGAAGCTGAAGGTGTAAAGGATCTTAAGATTGAAAGTGATGTTCGAGAACCAACTGAACCAGAGGATGAACTTGACATTAtgcttggcaataaaaagaagaaaaagaagaatgtgaaGTTCCCAGATGAGGATGGAATACTAGAGAAAGATGAAGCTCTAGAAGatgaagacaagaaaaaagatgatGGCATCTCATTCAGTAATCAGACAGGCCCTGCTTGGGTAGGCTCAGAAAGAGACTACACATACGAGCAGCTGCTGAATCGAGTGTTCAACATCATGAGGGAAAAGAATCCAGATATGGTTgctggggagaaaaggaaatttgtcACGAAACCTCCACAGATCGTCCGAGTAGGAACCAAGAAAACTTCTTTTGTCAACTTTACAGATATCTGTAAACTATTACATCATCAGCCCAAACATCTCCTTGCATTTTTGTTGGCTGAATTGGGTACAAGTGGTTCTATAGATGGTAATAACCAACTTGTAATCAAAGGAAGATTCCAATGGAAACAGATAGAAAATGTCTTGAGAAGATATACCAAGGAATATGTCACTTGTCACACATACCGATCACCGGACACAATCCTGTAGAAGGACACGCGACTCTATTTCCTACAGTACGAAACTTGTCATTCTAGATGTTCTATTGCCAGTATCAAAACCGGCTTCCAGGCTGTCATGGGGAAGCGAGCACAGTTCCGTGCCAAAGCTAACTAA